One Polaribacter sp. KT25b DNA segment encodes these proteins:
- a CDS encoding acetyl-CoA carboxylase carboxyltransferase subunit alpha: protein MEYLDFEMPIKELEDQLQKCEIIGTESDVDVTATCKKIEKKLAEARKDIYKNLTPWQRVQLSRHPNRPYTLDYIRAICGDTFMELHGDRNVKDDKAMIGGLGKIGDQSFMFIGQQKGFNTKTRQFRNFGMANPEGYRKALRLMKMAEKFGIPVVTLLDTPGAYPGLEAEERGQGEAIARNILEMTRLKTPIITVVIGEGASGGAVGIGVGDRVYMMENTWYTVISPESCSSILWRSWEFKEQAAAALKLTGTDMKKLKLIDGIIKEPVGGAHTNREGAFKAVEKQIVLAFEELKGLSDADLVAQRMDKYCNMGVYKE from the coding sequence ATGGAATATTTAGATTTTGAAATGCCAATAAAAGAGCTAGAAGATCAGCTTCAAAAATGTGAAATTATTGGTACAGAAAGTGATGTAGACGTTACTGCAACTTGCAAAAAAATTGAAAAAAAATTAGCAGAAGCTAGAAAAGATATTTATAAAAATTTAACGCCTTGGCAAAGAGTTCAGCTTTCTAGACACCCAAACAGACCTTATACTTTAGATTATATAAGAGCCATTTGTGGAGACACTTTTATGGAACTTCATGGAGACAGAAATGTGAAAGATGATAAAGCAATGATTGGCGGTTTAGGTAAAATTGGCGATCAATCTTTTATGTTTATTGGTCAACAAAAAGGCTTTAATACTAAAACTCGTCAATTCAGAAACTTCGGAATGGCAAATCCTGAAGGATATAGAAAAGCGTTGCGTTTAATGAAAATGGCAGAAAAATTTGGAATTCCTGTTGTTACTTTATTAGATACTCCTGGTGCGTATCCTGGTTTAGAAGCAGAAGAACGTGGACAAGGTGAAGCAATTGCTAGAAATATTCTTGAAATGACTCGTTTAAAAACACCAATTATAACTGTTGTTATTGGTGAAGGAGCATCTGGTGGAGCTGTTGGTATTGGAGTAGGAGATAGAGTGTATATGATGGAAAATACTTGGTATACAGTAATTTCTCCAGAATCTTGTTCTTCTATTTTATGGAGAAGTTGGGAGTTTAAAGAACAAGCTGCTGCTGCATTAAAATTAACAGGAACTGATATGAAAAAGTTAAAGTTAATTGATGGTATTATAAAAGAGCCAGTGGGTGGAGCTCATACAAATAGAGAAGGAGCTTTTAAAGCTGTAGAAAAACAAATAGTATTAGCTTTCGAAGAATTAAAAGGTTTATCTGATGCAGATTTAGTAGCACAAAGAATGGATAAGTACTGTAATATGGGAGTTTATAAAGAGTAG
- a CDS encoding DMT family transporter yields MLENKLKNYLLLHLIVFIWGFTAILGALISIDAIPLVFFRMGLAVLFIAIYFLVKKKSFYLNKTGVIKFLFTGIVIATHWIFFFKAIKVSNVSVALVTMSTGAFFTSLIEPLFFKRRIKLLEIIFGFIVILGLYIIFNFESQYKLGIIYALISSFLGSLFAVLNGLFIKRYDANRISFYQLLFGVLFVTVYLFFNNSFSASFFDLSKSDWMYLVVLSSICTAYAFIASVKVMEFLSPYTVMLTVNLEPIYAIILALFIFGDKEKMNPEFYLGAGIVLGVVLLNGVISNKSKIKEKFLQKTKLKK; encoded by the coding sequence ATGCTAGAAAATAAGCTTAAAAATTATCTCTTATTACATCTTATTGTATTTATTTGGGGATTTACTGCAATACTTGGCGCATTAATTTCTATTGATGCAATTCCGTTAGTTTTCTTTAGAATGGGATTAGCCGTTTTGTTTATTGCTATTTATTTTCTTGTTAAAAAGAAAAGTTTTTATTTAAATAAAACAGGAGTTATTAAATTTTTATTTACCGGAATTGTCATTGCAACACATTGGATTTTCTTTTTTAAAGCCATAAAAGTATCAAATGTTTCTGTAGCTTTAGTAACCATGAGCACAGGTGCTTTTTTTACATCACTTATAGAACCATTATTTTTTAAAAGAAGAATTAAATTACTAGAAATTATTTTCGGTTTTATTGTTATTTTAGGTCTATACATCATTTTTAATTTTGAAAGTCAGTATAAATTAGGAATTATCTACGCATTAATCTCTTCGTTTTTAGGTTCATTATTTGCTGTATTAAACGGTCTTTTTATCAAAAGGTATGATGCAAATAGAATTTCTTTTTATCAACTTTTATTTGGGGTACTTTTTGTAACAGTTTACCTATTTTTTAATAATAGTTTTTCAGCTTCTTTTTTTGATTTATCAAAATCAGATTGGATGTATTTAGTTGTTTTAAGTAGTATTTGTACAGCTTATGCTTTTATTGCATCTGTAAAAGTGATGGAGTTTTTATCGCCATATACCGTAATGTTAACCGTAAATTTAGAACCAATTTATGCTATTATTTTAGCGTTATTTATTTTTGGAGATAAAGAAAAAATGAATCCTGAGTTTTATTTAGGCGCAGGTATTGTACTAGGTGTTGTTTTGCTAAATGGTGTTATTAGTAATAAATCGAAAATTAAGGAGAAGTTTTTACAAAAGACAAAACTAAAAAAATAA
- a CDS encoding LptF/LptG family permease has translation MKIIDWYILKRFLVTFLFTLLILIPIAVAIDISEKIDNFLEHADLGFYQIVNEYYVNFIIYYTNTFMPLALFIAVILFTSKLSNNTEIIAITNAKVSFTRFMYPYFIGATLVTILSLLMNHFVVPNSSKVRKKFEKQYINSRKQKNELKYVNDFSLQLTDSTYIFIRRFDTDRNSGYDFSSELYDGLKLKSKLAADNIKFNPKDSVFTIHNWRKRQIYKDRDSIFSGNKIDTVFNFTPKDLIYKSALSQEMPSDELIKFIRVSEKRGVKNLNAYFVEFHKRTSLPIATYILTVIAVALAFRKKRGGTGINLAIGVGIMFMYVFLMKISEVLGAVAGVNSLLYVWMPNLFFGLIAAYLYYNARK, from the coding sequence TTGAAAATAATAGATTGGTACATATTAAAACGGTTTTTGGTAACATTTTTGTTTACCTTATTAATCTTGATTCCTATTGCTGTTGCTATTGATATATCAGAAAAAATTGATAACTTTTTAGAACATGCAGATTTAGGATTCTATCAAATTGTAAATGAGTATTACGTAAATTTTATTATTTATTACACCAACACATTTATGCCTTTGGCATTATTTATTGCTGTAATTTTATTTACCTCAAAACTATCAAATAACACAGAAATTATTGCAATTACAAATGCAAAAGTTTCTTTTACTAGATTTATGTACCCTTATTTTATAGGTGCAACTTTAGTAACAATATTATCGCTTTTAATGAATCATTTTGTGGTTCCTAATAGTAGTAAAGTTAGAAAAAAGTTTGAGAAACAATATATAAATAGTAGAAAGCAAAAAAATGAATTAAAATATGTAAATGATTTTAGCCTGCAATTAACAGATAGTACCTATATATTTATAAGAAGGTTTGATACTGATAGAAATTCTGGTTACGATTTTTCTTCTGAGCTTTATGATGGTTTAAAATTAAAATCAAAATTAGCAGCAGATAATATTAAATTTAATCCTAAAGATTCTGTATTTACAATTCATAATTGGAGAAAACGTCAAATATATAAAGACAGAGATAGTATTTTTTCTGGTAATAAAATAGACACAGTTTTTAATTTTACACCAAAAGATTTAATTTATAAATCGGCCCTTTCGCAAGAAATGCCATCAGACGAATTGATAAAATTTATTAGGGTTTCAGAAAAAAGAGGAGTTAAAAATTTAAATGCATATTTTGTAGAGTTCCATAAAAGAACCAGTTTGCCAATTGCAACTTACATTCTTACAGTTATTGCTGTTGCCCTAGCTTTTAGAAAGAAAAGAGGAGGTACAGGAATCAATTTAGCAATAGGAGTTGGTATTATGTTTATGTATGTTTTTTTAATGAAAATTTCTGAAGTTTTAGGTGCTGTTGCTGGTGTAAATTCGTTATTATATGTTTGGATGCCAAATTTATTTTTTGGGTTAATTGCTGCTTACCTGTATTATAATGCTAGAAAATAA
- the tgt gene encoding tRNA guanosine(34) transglycosylase Tgt: MKFDLKITDPKSKARAGSITTDHGVIETPIFMPVGTVGTVKGVHQTELKNEINPDIILGNTYHLYLRPGLDILEKAGGLHKFMNWDRNILTDSGGYQVYSLSGRRKINEEGVKFKSHIDGSMHHFTPENVMETQRTIGADIIMAFDECTPYPCDYNYAKRSMHMTHRWLKRCINHLDKVPYKYGFEQTFMPIVQGSTYKDLRQQSAEYIANSGQQANAIGGLSVGEPAEEMYAMTEVVTAILPEDKPRYLMGVGTPINILENIELGIDMFDCVMPTRNARNGMLFTAHGTINIKNKKWEDDFSPIDELGTTWVDTFYTKAYLRHLFAAKEMLGKQIASIHNLGFYVWLTREARKHIIAGDFREWKDRMVIQMDKRL, from the coding sequence TTGAAATTCGACTTAAAAATTACCGACCCAAAATCTAAGGCAAGAGCAGGATCAATTACTACAGATCATGGAGTAATAGAAACACCAATATTTATGCCTGTGGGAACTGTTGGAACTGTGAAAGGAGTTCATCAAACAGAATTAAAAAACGAGATAAATCCTGATATTATTTTAGGAAACACATATCATTTATATTTACGACCAGGTTTAGATATTTTAGAAAAAGCTGGTGGTTTGCATAAGTTTATGAATTGGGATAGAAATATCTTAACAGATTCTGGCGGTTATCAAGTATATTCTTTATCCGGAAGAAGAAAAATAAACGAAGAAGGTGTAAAGTTTAAAAGTCATATTGATGGTTCTATGCATCATTTTACGCCAGAAAATGTAATGGAAACCCAACGAACAATTGGCGCAGACATTATTATGGCTTTTGATGAGTGTACACCTTATCCTTGCGATTATAATTACGCAAAACGTTCTATGCATATGACGCATAGATGGTTAAAAAGATGTATTAATCATTTAGATAAAGTGCCGTACAAATACGGTTTTGAGCAAACTTTTATGCCAATTGTGCAAGGAAGTACGTATAAAGATTTGCGTCAACAATCTGCAGAATATATTGCAAATTCTGGTCAGCAAGCAAATGCTATTGGTGGTCTTTCTGTGGGTGAACCTGCAGAAGAAATGTATGCAATGACAGAAGTTGTTACAGCAATTTTACCAGAAGACAAACCACGTTATCTAATGGGAGTTGGTACACCAATAAATATTTTAGAAAATATTGAGTTAGGTATAGACATGTTCGATTGTGTTATGCCAACAAGAAATGCTAGAAACGGAATGTTATTTACAGCTCATGGAACCATTAACATCAAAAATAAAAAATGGGAAGATGATTTTTCTCCAATTGATGAACTAGGTACAACTTGGGTAGATACTTTTTACACAAAAGCATATTTACGTCATCTTTTTGCCGCAAAAGAAATGTTAGGAAAACAAATTGCATCTATTCATAATTTAGGGTTTTATGTTTGGTTAACTCGAGAAGCAAGAAAGCATATTATTGCTGGCGATTTTAGAGAATGGAAAGATAGAATGGTAATACAAATGGATAAAAGATTATAG
- the rluF gene encoding 23S rRNA pseudouridine(2604) synthase RluF, with protein sequence MDTNNQKSINLNKYISSSGICSRREAEKFINEGRVTINGKPTQLGNRVAKKDVVKLDGRLVEPKNVTLYIALNKPVGIVSTTDEREPNNIVEYVNYPERLFPIGRLDKPSEGLIFLTNDGDIVNKILRAGNNHEKEYFVSVNKSITADFIEKMANGIPILGTVTKRCFVEKVSDKIFKIILTQGLNRQIRRMCEYLDYEVTKLKRTRIMNVELGYLQTGDWRELTEDEMKEINKMISTSSKTQEASVVKEKPKKQVSKKKAAPTKNDFNKKSASFRKSSSKNKKKNSGFSAKKKRW encoded by the coding sequence TTGGATACCAATAATCAAAAATCAATAAACTTAAATAAGTACATAAGTTCTTCGGGAATTTGCTCTAGAAGAGAAGCAGAAAAATTTATAAACGAAGGTAGAGTTACCATAAATGGCAAACCAACACAATTAGGCAATAGAGTTGCCAAAAAAGATGTTGTAAAATTAGATGGTAGATTGGTAGAGCCTAAAAATGTAACTTTATATATTGCTTTAAATAAACCAGTTGGCATTGTTTCTACTACAGATGAAAGAGAGCCTAACAATATTGTAGAATATGTAAATTATCCAGAACGTTTATTTCCAATTGGTCGTTTAGACAAACCATCCGAAGGATTAATTTTTTTAACAAATGATGGCGATATTGTAAACAAAATTTTACGTGCAGGAAACAACCACGAGAAAGAATATTTCGTTTCGGTAAACAAATCGATTACAGCAGATTTTATAGAAAAAATGGCAAACGGAATTCCTATTTTAGGAACCGTAACAAAAAGATGTTTTGTAGAAAAAGTAAGTGATAAAATTTTTAAAATTATTTTAACGCAAGGCTTAAATCGCCAAATTCGTAGAATGTGCGAATACTTAGATTATGAAGTTACCAAGTTAAAACGAACCAGAATAATGAATGTAGAGCTTGGTTATTTACAAACAGGCGATTGGCGAGAATTAACAGAAGACGAAATGAAAGAAATTAATAAAATGATTTCTACATCGTCTAAAACCCAAGAAGCTTCTGTAGTAAAAGAAAAACCAAAAAAGCAGGTTTCAAAGAAAAAAGCAGCACCAACAAAAAACGATTTCAACAAAAAAAGTGCTTCTTTTAGAAAATCATCATCAAAAAATAAAAAGAAAAATTCTGGTTTTTCGGCAAAAAAGAAACGCTGGTAG
- a CDS encoding DUF4270 family protein, producing MRYLIIGFISFVFLASCDTDETTTYEVGSDFIENDVRVRVIDTFAIKAGTFKLDSLLTSSTNRILLGSVKDDNLGNLTAKSYMQLITSTYSVSTDAVYDSIGMILNYDSYYYGDTTKVQTYKLHRITETFEPIEGDYFYNTSFLDYDDETLGEISFTPKPNRETDSLFIKMDNVLGKEIFDKIVDNDINNSDDFLQYFKGLAIIPETTQNTHVLGFNVSATSSLSGNSCMRLYYSINDDDSEDNSYYIDFVISGAANQFNQIETDLSSSVLGNLEDEEEIKLSEDTNDLIFAQSGSGIAARIEMPSIKKLLELSENATTLSATLSFNPLLGSYDENNPLPESLLVYIVDHKNRIIKTLSDLDGNVTSAILYKDDSEFNDNIYYSIDLSGFVEEILFSDIDLNYALMIQYQDYSNNVNNLVIENNLSTNNNVKLSVKYLNY from the coding sequence ATGAGGTATTTAATTATTGGTTTTATAAGTTTTGTTTTTCTAGCATCTTGTGATACCGACGAAACAACAACTTACGAGGTTGGAAGTGATTTTATAGAAAACGATGTTCGAGTAAGAGTAATTGATACTTTTGCTATAAAAGCAGGAACTTTTAAATTAGATTCTTTGCTAACTTCTAGTACTAATAGAATTTTATTAGGTAGCGTAAAGGATGATAATTTAGGTAATTTAACTGCAAAATCTTATATGCAATTAATAACATCTACTTACAGTGTAAGTACAGATGCTGTTTACGATTCTATAGGCATGATTTTAAATTATGATAGTTATTACTATGGAGATACCACAAAAGTACAAACCTATAAATTACATAGAATAACAGAAACTTTTGAACCTATTGAAGGTGATTACTTTTATAACACTTCTTTTTTAGATTATGATGATGAGACTTTAGGAGAAATTTCATTTACACCAAAACCAAATAGAGAAACAGATTCTCTTTTTATTAAAATGGATAATGTATTAGGTAAAGAAATTTTTGATAAAATTGTTGATAACGATATTAATAATTCTGATGATTTTTTACAATATTTTAAAGGTTTAGCAATTATTCCAGAAACTACACAAAATACGCATGTTTTAGGTTTTAATGTTTCTGCAACATCATCATTATCTGGTAATTCGTGTATGCGTTTGTATTATTCAATAAACGATGATGATAGTGAGGATAATAGTTATTATATAGATTTTGTAATTTCTGGCGCTGCAAATCAATTTAATCAAATAGAAACAGATTTATCTAGTTCTGTTTTAGGAAATTTAGAAGATGAAGAAGAAATAAAGTTAAGCGAAGATACTAACGATTTAATTTTTGCACAATCTGGGTCTGGAATTGCTGCAAGAATAGAAATGCCTTCTATAAAAAAACTTTTAGAACTCTCAGAAAACGCTACCACATTAAGTGCAACTCTTAGCTTTAATCCTTTATTAGGTAGTTATGATGAAAACAATCCTTTACCAGAATCATTATTAGTATATATAGTAGATCACAAAAACAGAATTATAAAAACACTTTCTGATCTTGATGGTAATGTAACTTCTGCAATTTTATACAAAGATGATAGTGAGTTTAATGACAATATCTATTATTCAATTGATTTAAGCGGATTTGTTGAAGAAATTTTATTTTCAGACATCGATTTAAATTATGCTTTAATGATACAATATCAAGATTATTCTAACAATGTAAATAACTTGGTTATAGAAAATAATTTAAGTACAAATAATAACGTAAAATTATCAGTAAAATATTTAAACTATTAA
- a CDS encoding galactose oxidase, translating to MRKTNFIQKSSVLFIATVLSLFFIGCSSDDDDDEYGNWVESSTFDGNSRANSVSFTIGTKGYLVTGYDGDDYLSDTWEYDSEGDFWKEKAPFPGTARSGAVGFSINGKGYLGTGYDGTNKLNDFWEYDPTTDSWTQKADFAGTERYGAIGFAIGNDGYIGTGYDGSEQKDFWKYNVASDTWEQSVGFGGQKRQNASVFIIDDIAYIGLGIHNGSYEEDFYSFNGSTWTRLTDLDDDDDDDDDYEILLSSGVGFSLNGLGYITTGISGAITTESWSYDPTTDTWDELPVFEGSARQNASAFTFPNKAYVLMGRSGSYYFDDVWEFRPDELENEDD from the coding sequence ATGAGAAAAACAAATTTTATACAAAAAAGTAGCGTTCTATTTATAGCTACAGTACTGTCTCTATTTTTTATAGGTTGTAGCAGCGATGATGACGATGATGAATATGGAAACTGGGTAGAAAGCTCTACTTTTGACGGAAATTCTAGAGCAAATTCTGTTAGTTTTACAATTGGTACAAAAGGATACTTAGTAACTGGTTATGATGGCGATGATTATTTATCTGATACTTGGGAATATGATTCTGAAGGAGATTTTTGGAAAGAAAAAGCTCCGTTTCCTGGAACTGCAAGAAGTGGCGCAGTTGGTTTTTCTATAAACGGAAAAGGATATTTAGGTACAGGTTATGATGGTACTAATAAATTAAATGATTTTTGGGAATATGACCCAACAACAGATTCTTGGACTCAAAAAGCAGATTTTGCTGGAACTGAAAGATATGGAGCAATTGGTTTTGCAATTGGAAACGATGGATATATAGGAACAGGTTATGATGGTAGCGAACAAAAAGATTTCTGGAAATATAATGTTGCTTCTGATACGTGGGAACAATCTGTAGGTTTTGGTGGGCAAAAACGTCAAAATGCATCTGTTTTTATTATTGATGATATTGCTTATATTGGTTTAGGAATTCACAACGGATCTTACGAAGAAGATTTTTATTCTTTTAATGGATCTACTTGGACAAGATTAACCGATTTAGATGATGATGATGACGATGATGATGATTATGAAATTCTTTTAAGTAGTGGTGTTGGCTTTTCTTTAAACGGATTGGGATATATTACAACAGGAATTTCTGGAGCAATTACTACAGAAAGCTGGTCTTACGACCCTACAACAGACACTTGGGATGAGTTACCAGTATTTGAAGGTTCTGCAAGACAAAATGCATCAGCTTTTACTTTTCCTAATAAAGCTTACGTTTTAATGGGTAGAAGTGGTAGTTATTATTTTGATGATGTTTGGGAATTTAGACCAGATGAGTTAGAAAATGAAGATGATTAA